A genome region from Sardina pilchardus chromosome 22, fSarPil1.1, whole genome shotgun sequence includes the following:
- the grb7 gene encoding growth factor receptor-bound protein 7 isoform X3 — protein MLLEQVDKDKVGYHKETAVRVYGEDTLGRTVSVSSGATARDVCHMMVQTAHCSDQENWAIIEIHPDLGLERCLEDHERVVDVQSSWPADGAVSGFKFLFRKNYAKYEFFKKPMLFFPESMISDSADVTKGVTSSELVQKLLQSGACPEIQGFLQVREAGRKAWKRVHYFLRRSGLYCSTKGSSKEPRHLQYVADLADLNIYNVTNSRKLHMAPSEHTFCVKSRVERGRSQDMKLLCAEDEQSRTCWITAFRLFKYGKQLQCNYQLSQSSMRQQVPPRDAKAREAEDSLVAMDFTGKRGGRVIQNPKEAEHAEQEEGQAWRKREAMRYSLPNVAQSSRPSSVHQTQPWFHGGVSRCESQRLIEEQGQVDGMFLIRESQQHTQCFVLSLCYKLKTHHYLLIPFEKTGRKYYTMDDGDTVFIDLLQLVEFHLINRGTLPVRLKHPCVRVAL, from the exons ATGCTGCTGGAGCAAGTTGATAAGGACAAAGTGGGCTACCATAAAGAGACG gcTGTTCGAGTATATGGTGAAGATACCCTGGGCCGGACGGTATCCGTGTCATCAGGGGCAACGGCGCGGGACGTGTGTCATATGATGGTGCAGACGGCCCACTGTAGTGACCAGGAGAACTGGGCCATTATCGAGATCCACCCCGACCTAGGCCTGG AGCGCTGCCTGGAGGATCACGAACGAGTAGTGGACGTGCAGTCCTCCTGGCCTGCAGATGGCGCCGTTTCAGGTTTCAAGTTTCTTTTCAGGAAGAACTACGCCAAATATGAGTTCTTCAAAAAGCCCATG cTCTTCTTCCCTGAAAGCATGATCTCTGACAGCGCTGATGTCACCAAGGGTGTGACTTCATCAGAACTTGTACAG AAGCTCCTGCAGTCGGGGGCGTGTCCTGAGATCCAGGGCTTCCTGCAGGTGAGGGAGGCGGGGCGTAAGGCCTGGAAGAGAGTCCACTACTTCCTGCGCCGCTCGGGACTCTACTGCTCCACCAAGGGCTCCTCAAAg gagcctcggcatctacagtatgttgcagATCTGGCCGACCTAAACATCTACAACGTCACCAACAGCCGCAAGCTGCACATGGCACCCAGTGAACACACGTTCTGTGTCAAG tcTAGAGTCGAGCGGGGCCGCTCTCAGGACATGAAGCTGCTCTGTGCTGAAGACGAGCAGAGTCGGACCTGCTGGATCACGGCCTTCAGGCTCTTCAAG TATGGAAAGCAGCTGCAGTGCAATTATCAGCTCTCCCAGTCCAGTATGAGACAGCAGGTGCCCCCGCGTGATGCCAAG gccagaGAGGCGGAGGACTCTCTGGTTGCCATGGATTTCACGGGGAAGAGAGGCGGCCGTGTCATCCAGAACCCCAAAGAGGCCGAACACGCCGAGCAGGAGGAGGGACAGgcgtggagg AAGAGAGAGGCCATGCGCTACAGTCTTCCTAACGTGGCACAAAGCTCACGGCCCTCTT ctGTGCATCAGACCCAGCCCTGGTTCCATGGAGGCGTGTCTCGCTGTGAATCCCAGAGACTGATCGAGGAGCAGGGGCAGGTGGACGG gatgttcCTGATTCGGGAGAGCCAACAGCACACCCAGTGTTTTGTCCTGTCTCTGTGTTACAAACTCAAGACTCACCACTATCTCTTGATCCCC TTTGAGAAGACAGGCAGGAAGTACTACACCATGGACGACGGCGACACGGTCTTCATAGACCTGCTGCAGCTGGTGGAGTTTCACCTGATCAACCGCGGCACCTTACCAGTCCGCCTCAAACACCCCTGTGTGCGGGTCGCCctctga
- the LOC134069946 gene encoding ADP-ribosylation factor 1, which produces MGNVFANLFKGLFGKKEMRILMVGLDAAGKTTILYKLKLGEIVTTIPTIGFNVETVEYKNISFTVWDVGGQDKIRPLWRHYFQNTQGLIFVVDSNDRERVNEAREELTRMLAEDELRDAVLLVFANKQDLPNAMNAAEITDKLGLHALRHRNWYIQATCATSGDGLYEGLDWLSNQLKNQK; this is translated from the exons ATGGGAAATGTATTCGCGAATCTCTTCAAAGGCCTGTTTGGCAAGAAGGAAATGAGAATCCTGATGGTCGGGTTGGACGCTGCTGGAAAGACTACCATCCTATACAAACTTAAACTAGGAGAGATTGTCACCACCATTCCAACAATCG GTTTCAACGTAGAAACAGTAGAATACAAGAACATCAGTTTTACAGTGTGGGACGTCGGTGGGCAGGACAAGATCCGGCCACTGTGGCGCCACTACTTCCAGAATACTCAAG GGCTTATTTTCGTGGTCGACAGCAACGACAGAGAGCGAGTGAACGAGGCACGGGAGGAGCTGACGAGAATGTTGGCCGAGGATGAGTTGCGTGATGCTGTGCTGCTTGTTTTCGCTAACAAACAG gacCTGCCGAACGCCATGAACGCAGCGGAGATTACAGACAAGCTGGGCCTGCACGCGCTCCGCCACCGCAACTGGTACATCCAGGCCACCTGCGCCACCAGCGGGGACGGCCTCTACGAGGGCCTGGACTGGCTCTCCAATCAGCTCAAGAACCAGAAATGA
- the grb7 gene encoding growth factor receptor-bound protein 7 isoform X1, producing MGPDEMMSHGSTLSLTSLTPLIPHSSASLRRSSPQSIPLRSRKETKATQAPSIPNPFPELCSPSSSPVLISSSIGKSAPSEKDCHAVRVYGEDTLGRTVSVSSGATARDVCHMMVQTAHCSDQENWAIIEIHPDLGLERCLEDHERVVDVQSSWPADGAVSGFKFLFRKNYAKYEFFKKPMLFFPESMISDSADVTKGVTSSELVQKLLQSGACPEIQGFLQVREAGRKAWKRVHYFLRRSGLYCSTKGSSKEPRHLQYVADLADLNIYNVTNSRKLHMAPSEHTFCVKSRVERGRSQDMKLLCAEDEQSRTCWITAFRLFKYGKQLQCNYQLSQSSMRQQVPPRDAKAREAEDSLVAMDFTGKRGGRVIQNPKEAEHAEQEEGQAWRKREAMRYSLPNVAQSSRPSSVHQTQPWFHGGVSRCESQRLIEEQGQVDGMFLIRESQQHTQCFVLSLCYKLKTHHYLLIPFEKTGRKYYTMDDGDTVFIDLLQLVEFHLINRGTLPVRLKHPCVRVAL from the exons ATGGGTCCAGATGAGATGATGTCACATGGGtccaccctctccctcacctccctcacccccctcaTCCCCCACAGCTCCGCATCCCTTCGCCGATCATCGCCCCAGAGTATCCCGCTCAG ATCCAGAAAAGAGACCAAGGCCACGCAAGCCCCCAGCATTCCCAATCCCTTCCCAGAACTCTGCAGTCCCTCCAGCTCCCCCGTCCTGATCAGCTCGTCGATCGGAAAGAGTGCTCCGTCCGAAAAGGACTGTCAT gcTGTTCGAGTATATGGTGAAGATACCCTGGGCCGGACGGTATCCGTGTCATCAGGGGCAACGGCGCGGGACGTGTGTCATATGATGGTGCAGACGGCCCACTGTAGTGACCAGGAGAACTGGGCCATTATCGAGATCCACCCCGACCTAGGCCTGG AGCGCTGCCTGGAGGATCACGAACGAGTAGTGGACGTGCAGTCCTCCTGGCCTGCAGATGGCGCCGTTTCAGGTTTCAAGTTTCTTTTCAGGAAGAACTACGCCAAATATGAGTTCTTCAAAAAGCCCATG cTCTTCTTCCCTGAAAGCATGATCTCTGACAGCGCTGATGTCACCAAGGGTGTGACTTCATCAGAACTTGTACAG AAGCTCCTGCAGTCGGGGGCGTGTCCTGAGATCCAGGGCTTCCTGCAGGTGAGGGAGGCGGGGCGTAAGGCCTGGAAGAGAGTCCACTACTTCCTGCGCCGCTCGGGACTCTACTGCTCCACCAAGGGCTCCTCAAAg gagcctcggcatctacagtatgttgcagATCTGGCCGACCTAAACATCTACAACGTCACCAACAGCCGCAAGCTGCACATGGCACCCAGTGAACACACGTTCTGTGTCAAG tcTAGAGTCGAGCGGGGCCGCTCTCAGGACATGAAGCTGCTCTGTGCTGAAGACGAGCAGAGTCGGACCTGCTGGATCACGGCCTTCAGGCTCTTCAAG TATGGAAAGCAGCTGCAGTGCAATTATCAGCTCTCCCAGTCCAGTATGAGACAGCAGGTGCCCCCGCGTGATGCCAAG gccagaGAGGCGGAGGACTCTCTGGTTGCCATGGATTTCACGGGGAAGAGAGGCGGCCGTGTCATCCAGAACCCCAAAGAGGCCGAACACGCCGAGCAGGAGGAGGGACAGgcgtggagg AAGAGAGAGGCCATGCGCTACAGTCTTCCTAACGTGGCACAAAGCTCACGGCCCTCTT ctGTGCATCAGACCCAGCCCTGGTTCCATGGAGGCGTGTCTCGCTGTGAATCCCAGAGACTGATCGAGGAGCAGGGGCAGGTGGACGG gatgttcCTGATTCGGGAGAGCCAACAGCACACCCAGTGTTTTGTCCTGTCTCTGTGTTACAAACTCAAGACTCACCACTATCTCTTGATCCCC TTTGAGAAGACAGGCAGGAAGTACTACACCATGGACGACGGCGACACGGTCTTCATAGACCTGCTGCAGCTGGTGGAGTTTCACCTGATCAACCGCGGCACCTTACCAGTCCGCCTCAAACACCCCTGTGTGCGGGTCGCCctctga
- the grb7 gene encoding growth factor receptor-bound protein 7 isoform X2 has product MGPDEMMSHGSTLSLTSLTPLIPHSSASLRRSSPQSIPLRSRKETKATQAPSIPNPFPELCSPSSSPVLISSSIGKSAPSEKDCHAVRVYGEDTLGRTVSVSSGATARDVCHMMVQTAHCSDQENWAIIEIHPDLGLERCLEDHERVVDVQSSWPADGAVSGFKFLFRKNYAKYEFFKKPMLFFPESMISDSADVTKGVTSSELVQLLQSGACPEIQGFLQVREAGRKAWKRVHYFLRRSGLYCSTKGSSKEPRHLQYVADLADLNIYNVTNSRKLHMAPSEHTFCVKSRVERGRSQDMKLLCAEDEQSRTCWITAFRLFKYGKQLQCNYQLSQSSMRQQVPPRDAKAREAEDSLVAMDFTGKRGGRVIQNPKEAEHAEQEEGQAWRKREAMRYSLPNVAQSSRPSSVHQTQPWFHGGVSRCESQRLIEEQGQVDGMFLIRESQQHTQCFVLSLCYKLKTHHYLLIPFEKTGRKYYTMDDGDTVFIDLLQLVEFHLINRGTLPVRLKHPCVRVAL; this is encoded by the exons ATGGGTCCAGATGAGATGATGTCACATGGGtccaccctctccctcacctccctcacccccctcaTCCCCCACAGCTCCGCATCCCTTCGCCGATCATCGCCCCAGAGTATCCCGCTCAG ATCCAGAAAAGAGACCAAGGCCACGCAAGCCCCCAGCATTCCCAATCCCTTCCCAGAACTCTGCAGTCCCTCCAGCTCCCCCGTCCTGATCAGCTCGTCGATCGGAAAGAGTGCTCCGTCCGAAAAGGACTGTCAT gcTGTTCGAGTATATGGTGAAGATACCCTGGGCCGGACGGTATCCGTGTCATCAGGGGCAACGGCGCGGGACGTGTGTCATATGATGGTGCAGACGGCCCACTGTAGTGACCAGGAGAACTGGGCCATTATCGAGATCCACCCCGACCTAGGCCTGG AGCGCTGCCTGGAGGATCACGAACGAGTAGTGGACGTGCAGTCCTCCTGGCCTGCAGATGGCGCCGTTTCAGGTTTCAAGTTTCTTTTCAGGAAGAACTACGCCAAATATGAGTTCTTCAAAAAGCCCATG cTCTTCTTCCCTGAAAGCATGATCTCTGACAGCGCTGATGTCACCAAGGGTGTGACTTCATCAGAACTTGTACAG CTCCTGCAGTCGGGGGCGTGTCCTGAGATCCAGGGCTTCCTGCAGGTGAGGGAGGCGGGGCGTAAGGCCTGGAAGAGAGTCCACTACTTCCTGCGCCGCTCGGGACTCTACTGCTCCACCAAGGGCTCCTCAAAg gagcctcggcatctacagtatgttgcagATCTGGCCGACCTAAACATCTACAACGTCACCAACAGCCGCAAGCTGCACATGGCACCCAGTGAACACACGTTCTGTGTCAAG tcTAGAGTCGAGCGGGGCCGCTCTCAGGACATGAAGCTGCTCTGTGCTGAAGACGAGCAGAGTCGGACCTGCTGGATCACGGCCTTCAGGCTCTTCAAG TATGGAAAGCAGCTGCAGTGCAATTATCAGCTCTCCCAGTCCAGTATGAGACAGCAGGTGCCCCCGCGTGATGCCAAG gccagaGAGGCGGAGGACTCTCTGGTTGCCATGGATTTCACGGGGAAGAGAGGCGGCCGTGTCATCCAGAACCCCAAAGAGGCCGAACACGCCGAGCAGGAGGAGGGACAGgcgtggagg AAGAGAGAGGCCATGCGCTACAGTCTTCCTAACGTGGCACAAAGCTCACGGCCCTCTT ctGTGCATCAGACCCAGCCCTGGTTCCATGGAGGCGTGTCTCGCTGTGAATCCCAGAGACTGATCGAGGAGCAGGGGCAGGTGGACGG gatgttcCTGATTCGGGAGAGCCAACAGCACACCCAGTGTTTTGTCCTGTCTCTGTGTTACAAACTCAAGACTCACCACTATCTCTTGATCCCC TTTGAGAAGACAGGCAGGAAGTACTACACCATGGACGACGGCGACACGGTCTTCATAGACCTGCTGCAGCTGGTGGAGTTTCACCTGATCAACCGCGGCACCTTACCAGTCCGCCTCAAACACCCCTGTGTGCGGGTCGCCctctga